A genomic stretch from Arachis stenosperma cultivar V10309 chromosome 3, arast.V10309.gnm1.PFL2, whole genome shotgun sequence includes:
- the LOC130968998 gene encoding 18.1 kDa class I heat shock protein-like produces the protein MSIIPTTNPLEENSSLALPQLSREDPLFVSRDVDWKETAEAHVFRADMTGLNKEEVKVEVEEGGVLQISAERSVQREEKNGGATHRVECATGRFSRSFTLPANARMDKLKASIDNGVLTVTVPKDDLNLLHAVSN, from the coding sequence ATGTCGATTATCCCAACGACGAACCCCTTGGAGGAAAACTCGTCCCTTGCACTGCCACAACTGTCACGGGAGGACCCCTTGTTCGTCAGCAGAGACGTGGATTGGAAGGAGACGGCAGAAGCGCACGTGTTCAGGGCTGATATGACGGGTCTGAACAAAGAGGAGGTGAAGGTTGAAGTTGAAGAAGGCGGTGTGCTTCAGATAAGCGCCGAGAGGAGCGTACAAAGGGAAGAAAAGAACGGTGGTGCCACGCACCGCGTCGAGTGCGCCACTGGAAGATTCTCCAGGAGCTTCACTCTTCCTGCTAATGCTAGAATGGATAAGCTCAAAGCTTCCATCGACAATGGGGTTCTTACTGTCACTGTCCCCAAAGACGATCTCAACCTATTGCATGCTGTTTCCAATTGA